One Plasmodium knowlesi strain H genome assembly, chromosome: 10 genomic window carries:
- a CDS encoding single-stranded DNA-binding protein, putative, with product MQGSYLKKGLHANVQAKLYSSLSSGLLSRGKREVTHPIQRNHGRSTDLAKLTQRNTYNTYKNRVFNPGMYNNVPPNYMNMQMNSHENNVNSTQNGMSLNYENQSNRYYPLKYNYGVNAEGVDNNAATSTSSSATANTTYQYFSIFGNSAMCLIKPIYPDYIVNKNKVTIYGKGGFQFVFMKKHINSNKYDKNNKMSVILKINSLAHLLSLKDAEQIKVPIIIKGSNSNSLIIDKHKEKKDHIVIRYKYQPFANSDGNMADMNNLDMEVNQSPQINNLNDEKKNNFEELHVSCPFSEFQLFQKAANLLLPQLLGWARHH from the coding sequence ATGCAGGGGAGTTACCTTAAGAAGGGGCTGCACGCTAATGTGCAGGCAAAGTTGTACAGCAGCCTCAGCTCTGGGCTTTTGAGcagaggaaaaagggaagttacCCATCCCATACAGAGAAACCATGGAAGAAGTACAGACTTGGCAAAACTGACACAAAGGAACACATATAACACATACAAAAATAGGGTTTTCAATCCAGGCATGTACAATAATGTTCCGCCAAATTATATGAACATGCAAATGAATAGTCATGAAAATAATGTCAATAGCACGCAAAACGGGATGAGTTTAAATTACGAAAATCAGTCGAACAGATATTACCCTTTGAAGTACAACTATGGTGTAAATGCCGAAGGTGTGGACAACAACGCGGCCACGTCCACTTCCTCTTCAGCCACTGCAAACACAACATACCAATACTTTAGTATTTTTGGCAACTCAGCCATGTGCCTAATCAAGCCAATATATCCTGACTATAtcgttaataaaaataaagtaaccATCTATGGAAAGGGGGGGTTTCAATTTGTCTTCATGAAAAAACACATCAACTCAAATAAGTAtgacaaaaataataaaatgagcGTAATCCTCAAAATCAACAGTTTGGCACATTTGCTCTCTCTGAAGGACGCAGAGCAGATAAAGGTTCCTATAATTATTAAGGGTAGCAACAGCAACTCCCTAATCATCGATAAGcacaaggagaagaaggaccACATAGTTATACGATACAAATATCAACCGTTTGCCAATTCAGATGGAAACATGGCTGATATGAATAACCTCGACATGGAAGTTAACCAAAGTCCTCAGATAAACAATTTgaatgatgagaaaaaaaacaattttgagGAACTTCATGTCAGTTGTCCTTTTTCCGAATTTCAGCTCTTTCAGAAGGCAGCAAATTTGTTACTGCCGCAGTTGCTTGGCTGGGCCAGGCATCACTGA
- a CDS encoding phosphomethylpyrimidine kinase, putative, with translation MEGVSNILSIAGSDSCGGAGIQADIKTAMGLGCHCCTALVVLTAQNTKEVKRIVEIEEAFIVDQLDSIFADVTIDVVKLGVLYSKKIISLVSQYIVQMNKKRGKKLLVVFDPVFVSSSGCLLVENLEYIKFALDLICPISCIITPNFYECKVILQALDCQMDLSKANMTELCKLVTRMLDINACLLKSCNVGENSAEENEVYAVDHLCIRKVGSIPEGEVIQRDAGELGQSAPGGVTYLYDVYKLRSKRKPGVDVHGTGCTLSTAIACYLAKKHNILQSCIESKKYIYNCIRYAYPFGSKSQGLNHLKASQELPTFTDLEVIPIVQDSP, from the coding sequence ATGGAAGGCGTAAGCAACATCTTAAGCATAGCGGGGAGTGACAGTTGTGGTGGAGCGGGTATACAGGCAGATATAAAAACTGCAATGGGGTTAGGATGCCACTGTTGTACTGCGTTAGTCGTTTTAACAGCCCAGAACACTAAGGAGGTTAAAAGGATTGTAGAAATTGAGGAAGCCTTCATTGTGGACCAGTTGGATAGCATTTTTGCAGATGTGACCATTGACGTGGTGAAGTTGGGTGTTTTATATtcaaagaaaataatttcattgGTTTCTCAATATATAgtacaaatgaacaaaaagaggggaaaaaaactcctcgtaGTTTTTGACCCAGTATTTGTATCAAGTTCTGGATGCCTCCTAGTGGAAAATCTGGAATACATAAAATTTGCTCTCGATTTAATATGTCCTATAAGCTGCATAATTACCCCTAATTTTTATGAGTGTAAAGTCATTCTCCAGGCACTAGACTGCCAAATGGATTTATCCAAGGCGAATATGACTGAACTGTGCAAATTGGTGACGCGAATGTTAGACATTAATGCCTGCTTGCTCAAGAGCTGTAACGTGGGGGAAAATTCCGCGGAGGAAAATGAGGTGTACGCGGTCGACCACTTGTGTATCAGAAAGGTTGGAAGTATTCCTGAAGGTGAAGTAATACAAAGGGATGCGGGAGAACTGGGACAGTCGGCACCAGGGGGAGTAACCTACTTATATGATGTGTACAAACTAAGGTCTAAGCGGAAGCCAGGGGTAGACGTACATGGAACGGGTTGTACCCTATCTACAGCCATAGCGTGCTACTTGGCTAAGAAGCATAACATTTTGCAATCTTGCATAGAGTCTAAAAAGTACATTTACAACTGCATCCGATATGCCTACCCGTTTGGGAGTAAAAGTCAAGGGTTGAACCACTTGAAGGCATCTCAAGAGTTGCCAACTTTTACTGATCTGGAAGTTATACCCATTGTTCAGGATTCCCCTTAG
- a CDS encoding mediator of RNA polymerase II transcription subunit 17, putative, producing MKDDKEVEKGSNQPTHQLTDQLTDQPTDQLIDQPNDQAKKNAKQKEKFSDIDLKVEAYAEGDYRLLRYLPDGSCVFEQIPNEENKNMKNLQQYAQLFCSAMEKTIQIKSNDENLKNNKEWTEGEEYRVMVENDLKELMVLFDLMLGTLNYDKGTKYLTLNKCNYVRDIKANKQDICIAVTTRKELLQKLRKLCEETRKQINSINGIVAQKYFLHFINQLIQHWKVLNKKYSEIDYLQLDNNFPYATEVSVEYFFLPSYFWNFSSNPIFLSWPPYPSFSPFKSQYAHITFSLGALEKDIKEGGIIHNQNTDSTIEDSLLKHKPIKKQDTTDEMVPPYSKEYKINDPIGGLQNRSSSSKPNGGTLNENHTPIEEEHKRTEQSYTLYYPNVKEEEIKMFRILDRMSVISVEFEGIAAHLIENNYAIQFDLCPLNIQIKNELSRQRKKNATWGGNTFPEIIIPENIFFEQAKKIHAKLTTAQWVLIDKSIFYILAEQANNLKDKNNNISLNLPSLTGKMKKIKIHCTDINHKCLEFLISDVLIPSIGNEPISVDFCFAVMYEPTEGIHSKLAERNANGANKQGENKQGEFKRGEGNRDVNLNFHGDDFPGCAQVNGDGHKGEVALDYELVQLFLHLSLAKIRDLFICSWKYFSFEMPYYSADIHPLIYQNVFPDPRSDNLITSFFSWFIASMEKYLRASASTPVG from the coding sequence atgaaggacgACAAGGAAGTCGAGAAGGGGAGTAACCAACCGACTCACCAACTGACCGACCAACTGACCGACCAACCGACCGACCAACTAATCGACCAACCGAATGACCAGgcgaagaaaaatgcaaagcagaaagaaaaatttagcGATATCGACTTGAAGGTGGAGGCGTATGCAGAAGGGGACTACAGACTGCTCAGATATCTACCAGATGGCTCCTGCGTTTTCGAACAAAtaccaaatgaagaaaataagaatatgAAAAATCTACAACAGTATGCACAATTGTTCTGTTCtgcaatggaaaaaacgatCCAAATAAAAAGCAATGACgagaatttgaaaaataataaagaatgGACGGAAGGAGAGGAGTACAGAGTGATGGTGGAGAATGATTTAAAAGAATTGATGGTTCTATTTGACCTAATGTTAGGTACATTGAATTATGATAAGGGCACAAAGTATTTAACCTTAAATAAATGTAACTATGTTAGGGACATAAAGGCTAACAAGCAGGACATATGCATCGCCGTTACGACTAGGAAAGAACTCCTACAGAAGTTGCGAAAATTGTGTGAAGAAACAAGGAAACAAATTAACTCCATAAACGGTATTGTTGcacagaaatattttttacattttatcAACCAACTTATTCAACACTGGAAagtattaaataaaaaatattccgaAATAGATTATTTACAACTTGATAATAATTTTCCGTACGCTACGGAGGTTTCTGttgagtatttttttttgccttcttatTTTTGGAACTTCTCTTCCAACCCGATATTTCTCTCTTGGCCACCCTACCCCTCCTTCTCTCCCTTCAAGTCACAGTATGCACATATCACTTTTTCATTGGGTGCGTTGGAGAAGGACATAAAAGAGGGGGGAATAATACATAACCAAAATACTGATTCCACTATTGAGGATTCCCTACTTAAGCACAAGCCAATCAAAAAGCAGGATACCACAGACGAAATGGTTCCTCCGTATAGTAAAGAATATAAAATTAATGATCCAATAGGGGGTCTACAAAATAGAAGCAGTAGCTCCAAACCAAATGGAGGTACACTCAATGAAAATCACACACCCATTGAAGAAGAACATaaaagaacagaacaaaGTTATACCCTTTACTACCCaaatgtgaaggaagaagaaataaaaatgtttagaATACTAGACAGGATGAGTGTCATTTCCGTCGAGTTCGAAGGAATAGCTGCGCACTTGATTGAAAATAACTACGCCATTCAGTTTGACTTATGTCCATTAAACATacagataaaaaatgaactaagcaggcagagaaagaaaaatgccaCATGGGGAGGAAACACTTTTCCAGAAATAATAATTccagaaaatatattttttgagcAAGCCAAAAAGATACACGCAAAATTGACAACTGCACAATGGGTACTGATAGATAAATCTATTTTCTACATCTTGGCTGAACAAGCAAATAATTtgaaagacaaaaataataacatttCACTAAACCTACCCAGCTTGACggggaagatgaagaaaattaaaattcaCTGCACAGACATAAACCACAAGTGTCTGGAATTTCTCATAAGCGACGTTCTGATTCCTTCTATTGGGAATGAACCCATTTCGGTGGATTTCTGCTTTGCTGTGATGTACGAGCCGACTGAAGGGATTCACAGCAAATTGGCGGAAAGAAATGCTAACGGGGCAAACAAAcagggggaaaacaaacaGGGGGAATTCAAACGGGGGGAAGGCAACAGGGATGTCAATTTGAACTTTCATGGGGATGATTTCCCTGGCTGTGCCCAAGTTAATGGTGACGGACACAAGGGCGAAGTCGCACTGGACTACGAACTCGTGCAGTTGTTCCTCCATTTGTCTCTCGCCAAGATAAGGGATTTGTTTATCTGCTCGTGGAAATATTTCTCCTTCGAaatgccttactactctgcAGATATCCATCCACTCATTTATCAAAATGTTTTCCCGGATCCGCGCTCCGACAATTTAATCACCAGTTTTTTCTCATGGTTCATTGCGTCCATGGAGAAATATTTGCGCGCGAGTGCGAGCACGCCCGTTGGTTGA
- a CDS encoding U6 snRNA-associated Sm-like protein LSm2, putative: MLFFTFFQQLAEKNHHVTVELKNDLQISGVLHSVDQYLNIKLTNVTVNHPEKYPHLLSIKSCFVRGSVVRYVFLPSKEIDVEKLHHMCRKEAKMTSEKEKERK, from the exons atg ctttttttcaccttttttcaACAACTGGCAGAGAAAAACCACCACGTGACGGTCGAACTGAAAAATGACTTGCAAATATCTGGGGTCTTGCACTCAGTAGACCAATATCTGAATATCAAATTGACCAATGTAACTGTGAACCACCCGGAGAAGTATCCTCACTTG CTGTCCATCAAGTCCTGCTTCGTGAGGGGCTCTGTCGTGAGGTATGTTTTCCTGCCGTCCAAAGAAATCGACGTGGAGAAGTTACACCACATGTGCAGGAAGGAAGCCAAGATGACTtcggagaaggagaaggagagaaaGTGA
- a CDS encoding transcription initiation factor TFIID subunit 7, putative, protein MEPKGERSSIRISLNLSSNREDDRSVGECNNGGDESSLKKAKSKEVSQALGLIEDIRSGTFNYKDLQEIYFMNDIDLEKMINDTKNKEEGKNGTEGHGMGHDSYMEDTMHRGRGGPQDDGNGLRLKECTEGENHNFGTDLHSPMYSNERDLSKGNGEDNKPGGRNLFVLNNHVGKVCIIRFPPKVSQEIKMYLLKKTLMLEIEPTNLLNSRLFIIHFRNINRKFWGILLELSTHIEVHKTLDRNNLYKTNDVSQIIYVYDPCDKKKEKKKKKCKKLIKNFIKNNFQLNCGISNKVQNFHFENYAKLFKYHDIYFAEKFLHDYLNAKYYDYYDMYVKTHTEMHTHLRISQGSHKGQNEIVDETTDISEIINSLDNTYSIMKELEKETGGDISLETLLNYEIANENYESDVSDLLMGGSHYLRKRT, encoded by the exons atggaacctaagggggaaagaagctCCATCAGAATCTCACTCAACCTAAGCTCGAACAGGGAGGATGACAGAAGTGTAGGCGAGTGCAACAATGGAGGGGATGAAAGTTCCTTGAAGAAAGCCAAGTCGAAGGAAGTTTCCCAGGCATT AGGCCTCATCGAGGACATCCGAAGTGGCACGTTCAACTACAAAGACCTCCAAGAAATTTACTTCATGAACGATATAGATTTGGAAAAGATGATTAATGACACGAAGaacaaggaggaaggaaagaacggGACGGAGGGCCATGGCATGGGGCACGACTCCTACATGGAAGATACAATGCATAGGGGTAGGGGGGGCCCCCAGGACGATGGAAATGGCCTGCGTTTGAAAGAATGCACCGAAGGAGAGAATCACAACTTTGGAACGGATCTGCATAGCCCCATGTATAGCAACGAAAGGGACCTCTCAAAGGGAAATGGTGAAGACAACAAACCCGGTGGAAGAAATTTATTTGTGTTGAATAACCATGTGGGGAAAGTATGCATCATCCGATTCCCTCCTAAGGTATcccaagaaataaaaatgtatcttttaaaaaaaacacttatGCTAGAAATCGAACCAACGAATTTGTTAAACTCAAGACTAttcattattcattttaGGAACATAAATAGAAAATTCTGGGGAATTCTTCTGGAACTATCAACCCACATAGAGGTGCACAAAACATTGGATCGAAATAACCTGTACAAGACCAATGACGTTTCGCAGataatttatgtatatgaTCCATGtgataagaagaaagagaaaaaaaaaaaaaaatgtaaaaaattgataaaaaattttataaaaaataattttcaattAAATTGTGGTATTAGCAATAAAGTGcaaaatttccattttgaaaattatgCCAAACTGTTCAAATACCATGATATTTATTTTGCGGAAAAATTCCTTCATGATTACTTGAATGCAAAGTATTACGACTACTACGACATGTATGTGAAGACGCACACAGAAATGCACACACACCTTCGCATTAGTCAAGGTAGCCACAAGGGGCAGAACGAAATTGTGGATGAAACGACGGATATTTCGGAGATAATAAATTCGTTGGACAATACGTACAGCATCATGAAGGAACTGGAAAAGGAAACCGGCGGGGACATTTCGCTAGAAACCCTGCTGAACTATGAAATTGCAAATGAGAACTACGAGTCGGACGTGTCAGACTTGTTGATGGGCGGGAGCCACTACTTGAGAAAGAGGACCTAG